A genomic window from Candidatus Poribacteria bacterium includes:
- the selD gene encoding selenide, water dikinase SelD, which yields MGELLAKLPKKNDPNLLVGFETSDDAGIYRLNDEMALVTTADFITPPVDDPYVFGQIAAANSISDIYAMGGKPVTCLNLVGFPADKLDPEILHGIVEGALSKITESGAVLAGGHTTDDEEPKFGLSVTGIVHPEKYWRNVGAEPGDVLILTKPIGSGVIFNANLKNWVSDQALDECIQTITTLNKQAAAAMAGFDIHAVTDITGFGLGGHALEMAEGSGVTLEIRTDDVPIMREALEMYQKGMRTGVNAANRALIEDSTRFEKSLPDWHEELFVDPQTSGGLLMSVPATQSESLLAALHNGGVPRAQIIGNVKSFVESTHLVFV from the coding sequence CTGGGGGAACTCCTCGCTAAACTGCCGAAGAAAAATGACCCGAATCTGCTCGTCGGATTTGAAACTAGCGACGACGCTGGCATCTACCGCCTCAACGACGAGATGGCACTGGTTACGACCGCCGACTTTATTACGCCGCCGGTAGATGACCCGTATGTGTTCGGTCAGATTGCTGCTGCTAATTCAATCAGCGATATTTATGCGATGGGCGGAAAACCTGTGACCTGTCTGAATCTGGTGGGGTTTCCGGCGGATAAATTGGATCCAGAAATCCTGCACGGAATTGTCGAAGGCGCGTTGAGTAAAATCACTGAATCTGGCGCAGTCTTGGCGGGTGGTCATACAACTGATGATGAGGAGCCGAAGTTCGGGTTGTCGGTCACTGGGATTGTGCATCCGGAAAAATATTGGCGGAACGTCGGTGCGGAGCCGGGAGATGTCCTGATCTTGACAAAACCGATCGGCAGTGGCGTGATTTTTAACGCCAACCTGAAAAATTGGGTGTCAGATCAAGCGTTAGACGAATGTATACAGACGATCACGACGCTCAACAAGCAGGCGGCGGCGGCTATGGCTGGGTTTGACATCCATGCGGTAACGGACATCACCGGATTCGGATTGGGCGGGCACGCCCTGGAAATGGCAGAAGGATCGGGCGTGACTTTAGAGATTCGTACCGACGATGTGCCGATTATGCGTGAGGCGCTGGAAATGTACCAAAAAGGGATGCGGACAGGTGTCAACGCCGCCAATCGAGCGTTAATTGAGGATTCCACACGTTTTGAAAAATCACTTCCTGATTGGCATGAGGAGCTTTTCGTGGATCCGCAGACCAGCGGTGGCTTGCTGATGTCAGTCCCTGCCACTCAAAGCGAATCGCTGCTGGCGGCTTTACACAATGGCGGTGTGCCAAGAGCGCAGATTATTGGGAATGTGAAATCCTTTGTTGAGTCCACCCATCTTGTTTTTGTATAA
- a CDS encoding vitamin-B12 independent methionine synthase, giving the protein MVEGGYDLIAKPIFRGIRAQRLLLEYDDQRSGSFEPLQAIPDDKIAVLGLVTTKTPRRETPEALTARIKEASQFVPLERLALSPQCGFSTSVLGNRITAADQKHKLSVVVETARRVWD; this is encoded by the coding sequence TTGGTCGAAGGGGGATATGATCTGATTGCTAAACCGATTTTTCGTGGTATCCGTGCCCAGCGTCTGCTGCTCGAATACGACGATCAACGCTCCGGTTCATTTGAACCGTTGCAGGCGATTCCCGATGACAAGATCGCCGTGCTAGGGTTGGTTACGACTAAAACGCCGCGCCGAGAGACGCCGGAAGCACTCACTGCGCGTATCAAGGAAGCTAGCCAATTTGTGCCGCTAGAACGACTTGCATTAAGCCCACAGTGTGGCTTCTCAACTTCGGTCCTCGGCAATCGCATTACAGCAGCAGACCAGAAGCATAAGCTGTCAGTAGTTGTTGAGACTGCTAGAAGGGTGTGGGACTAA